The proteins below are encoded in one region of Neodiprion virginianus isolate iyNeoVirg1 chromosome 7, iyNeoVirg1.1, whole genome shotgun sequence:
- the LOC124309332 gene encoding negative elongation factor D: METDYDEDRGGWGDDMGRGGPDDFGGDDGTDNPQDVLKECLDKFKTPDYIMEPGIFTQLKRYFQAGGNPEQVIELLSQNYTACAQMANLLAEWLILAGVKVTDVQAMVENNLKDMILKTFDPKKADKIFTEEGETPAWLTEMIQHPTWRSLIYRLAEEYPDCLMLNFTIKLISDAGFQGEITSISTAAQQIEVFSRVLKTAIAGFLQNTEDWQSSIQECAKMVCHGQHTYVYSQVLLQILAQEPRGGFTMKRLSQEITKCAQQNRHDVTPITMALNGAAGSPSACQALGSMLSRNTLNPADITVLFRNYSNPEPPPVELIRNPQFLELLVDALFKPGVKVNPEHKSKYINLLAYAASVCETPAKKGTQRKINKDELKTTMQAIEKVHNICNINKGSTELIAELNTLYQCIRFPVVSVGVIRWVACTVTEPSYFKLSTEHCPIHLALLDEVVACHPLLHPKVLQLLVQLFESKQDELEILVQLEMKKMLIDRMVNLLSRGCVVPVVCYIKQCWQRSDTDVSLIRYFVTEVLEAIAPPYTPEFIQLFLPMVEDDEITGTMRGDGDNDLVSEFIVHCKAHSGTAVR; the protein is encoded by the exons ATGGAGACTGATTATGATGAGGATCGAGGAGGATGGGGAGACGACATGGGTAGAGGTGGCCCAGACGATTTTGGAGGTGACGATGGAACAGATAATCCTCAAGATGTTCTTAAAGAATGTTTGGACAAGTTTAAAACACCGGACTACATCATGGAGCCTGGTATATTTACTCAGTTGAAACG ATATTTCCAAGCAGGTGGTAATCCCGAACAAGTTATTGAATTATTGTCTCAAAATTATACGGCATGTGCTCAGATGGCAAATCTTCTGGCCGAATGGTTAATTCTTGCTGGTGTAAAAGTAACGGATGTACAAGCTATGGTAGAAAATAATCTCAAAGACATGATTCTTAAAACGTTTGATCCAAAAAAGGCtgacaaaattttcactgagGAGGGTGAA ACTCCAGCCTGGTTAACAGAGATGATACAACATCCTACTTGGCGTTCACTAATTTATAGACTTGCTGAAGAATATCCTGATTGCTTGATGTTAAATTTTACCATAAAA CTTATATCTGATGCTGGATTCCAAGGAGAAATAACAAGCATTTCAACGGCTGCACAACAAATAGAAGTATTCTCAAGAGTATTAAAAACTGCCATTGCAGGATTCCTTCAAAATACCGAGGACTGGCAATCTAGCATACAGGAATGTGCC AAAATGGTTTGTCATGGGCAACACACGTATGTGTACAGTCAAgtattgttacaaattttAGCACAAGAACCTCGAGGCGGTTTTACAATGAAACGACTTTCACAAGAAATTACGAAGTGCGCTCAACagaa CCGTCACGACGTAACTCCCATAACAATGGCATTAAACGGAGCAGCTGGTAGTCCAAGCGCTTGTCAAGCCTTAGGTTCGATGTTATCACGAAATACTTTGAATCCAGCTGATATAACAGTATTGTTTAGGAATTACTCCAACCCAGAACCTCCTCCGGTTGAATTAATTCGGAATCCTCAATTTTTAG AATTATTGGTTGATGCTCTATTTAAGCCAGGAGTAAAGGTAAACCCAGAGCATAAATCAAAGTATATTAACTTGCTGGCATATGCAGCTAGTGTTTGCGAAACACCAGCCAAGAAGGGAACACAACGAAAGATCAACAAAGATGAATTAAAAACCACGATGCAAGCCATCGAGAAAGTTCATAACatttgtaatattaataaagGTTCAACTGAACTGATAGCCGAGTTGAACACGTTGTATCAGTGCATTAG ATTTCCAGTGGTGAGCGTTGGTGTGATCAGATGGGTTGCATGTACGGTAACAGAACCATCGTATTTTAAATTGAGCACAGAACACTGTCCTATACATTTGGCTCTTCTGGACGAGGTTGTAGCCTGTCATCCTCTCTTACATCCAAAAGTGCTTCAACTCTTGGTGCAGTTATTTGAGAGCAAACAGGATGAACTCGAAATACTTGTTCAG TTGGAGATGAAAAAGATGCTGATAGACCGAATGGTCAATTTATTGAGTCGAGGATGTGTTGTCCCTGTTGTATGCTATATTAAGCAGTGCTGGCAACGCAGTGACACTGACGTTTCCCTTATTAGATATTTTGTCACCGAG GTTTTAGAGGCTATTGCACCACCATACACTCCGgaatttatccaactatttTTACCTATGGTGGAAGACGATGAGATAACAGGCACGATGCGTGGCGATGGTGATAACGACCTTGTTTCTGAGTTCATAG TTCACTGCAAGGCACACAGTGGCACAGCTGTGAGATGA